In the genome of Streptococcus oralis, one region contains:
- the pheS gene encoding phenylalanine--tRNA ligase subunit alpha has protein sequence MSTIEEQLKALREETLASLKQITAENEKEMQDLRVSVLGKKGSLTEILKGMKDVSAEMRPIIGKHVNEARDILTAAFEETAKLLEEKKVAAQLASESIDVTLPGRPVATGHRHVLTQTSEEIEDIFIGMGYQVVDGFEVEQDYYNFERMNLPKDHPARDMQDTFYITEEILLRTHTSPVQARAMDAHDFSKGPLKMISPGRVFRRDTDDATHSHQFHQIEGLVVGKNISMADLQGTLQLIVQKMFGEERQIRLRPSYFPFTEPSVEVDVSCFKCGGEGCNVCKKTGWIEIMGAGMVHPRVLEMSGIDATVYSGFAFGLGQERVAMLRYGINDIRGFYQGDVRFSEQFK, from the coding sequence ATGTCAACTATTGAAGAACAATTAAAAGCGCTTCGAGAAGAAACGCTGGCTAGCTTGAAGCAGATTACTGCTGAAAATGAAAAAGAGATGCAAGACTTGCGTGTCTCTGTCCTTGGTAAAAAAGGGTCGCTTACGGAAATCCTCAAAGGGATGAAGGATGTCTCTGCTGAGATGCGTCCAATCATCGGGAAACACGTCAATGAAGCGCGTGATATCTTGACAGCGGCCTTTGAAGAAACAGCAAAGCTCTTGGAAGAAAAGAAAGTCGCAGCTCAACTAGCAAGTGAGAGCATTGATGTGACACTTCCAGGTCGCCCAGTTGCGACAGGTCACCGTCACGTTTTGACACAAACCAGTGAAGAAATCGAAGATATTTTCATCGGGATGGGTTACCAAGTCGTGGATGGTTTTGAAGTGGAGCAAGACTACTATAACTTCGAGCGTATGAACCTTCCAAAAGATCACCCAGCTCGCGATATGCAGGATACTTTCTACATCACAGAAGAGATTTTACTCCGTACCCACACGTCTCCAGTTCAGGCGCGTGCTATGGATGCTCATGATTTTTCAAAAGGTCCTTTGAAAATGATCTCACCGGGGCGCGTGTTCCGTCGTGACACAGACGATGCAACCCACAGTCACCAATTCCACCAAATCGAAGGTTTGGTTGTTGGGAAAAACATCTCTATGGCTGATCTTCAAGGAACGCTTCAGTTGATTGTCCAAAAAATGTTTGGCGAAGAGCGTCAAATTCGTTTGCGCCCATCTTATTTCCCATTCACAGAGCCATCTGTCGAGGTGGATGTTTCTTGCTTTAAGTGTGGTGGAGAAGGCTGTAACGTATGTAAGAAAACAGGTTGGATCGAAATCATGGGTGCTGGTATGGTTCACCCACGTGTCCTTGAAATGAGTGGAATCGATGCGACTGTCTACTCTGGATTTGCCTTTGGTCTTGGACAAGAGCGTGTAGCCATGCTTCGTTACGGAATCAACGATATCCGTGGATTCTATCAAGGAGATGTCCGCTTCTCAGAACAGTTTAAATAA
- the pheT gene encoding phenylalanine--tRNA ligase subunit beta — translation MLVSYKWLKELVDIDVPSQELAEKMSTTGIEVEGVESPAAGLSKIVVGEVLSCEDVPGTHLHVCQVNVGEEEARQIVCGAPNVCAGIKVMVALPGARIADNYKIKKGKIRGLESLGMICSLGELGISDSVVPKEFADGIQILPQDAVPGDEVFSYLDLDDEIIELSITPNRADALSMCGVAHEVAAIYDKAVNFKEFSLTETNETAADALSVSIETDKAPYYAARILDNVTIAPSPQWLQNLLMNEGIRPINNVVDVTNYILLYFGQPMHAFDLDTFEGTDIRVREARAGEKLVTLDGEERDLETNDIVITVADKPVALAGVMGGQATEISEKSSRVVLEAAVFNGKSIRKTSGRLNLRSESSSRFEKGINVATVNEALDAAASMIAELAGATVRKGIVSAGQLDTSDVEVSSTLADVNRVLGTELSYADVEDVFRRLGFGLSSNAESFTVSVPRRRWDITIEADLFEEIARIYGYDRLPTSLPKDDGTAGELTATQKLRRQVRTIAEGAGLTEIITYALTTPEKAVEFTAQPSKLTELMWPMTVDRSVLRQNMISGILDTVAYNVARKNKNLALYEIGKVFEQTGNPKEELPNEINSFAFALTGLVAEKDFQTAAVPVDFFYAKGILESLFTRLGLAVTYTATDEIASLHPGRTAVISLGDQVLGFLGQVHPVTAKAYDIPETYVAELNLSAIEVALQPATPFVEITKFPAVSRDIALLLKAEVTHQEVVDAIRAAGVKRLTDIKLFDVFSGEKLGLGMKSMAYSLTFQNPEDSLTDEEVARYMEKIQASLEEKVNAEVR, via the coding sequence ATGCTTGTATCTTATAAATGGTTAAAAGAATTGGTGGACATTGATGTGCCATCACAAGAGTTGGCTGAAAAAATGTCAACTACAGGGATTGAGGTAGAGGGTGTCGAATCACCAGCTGCCGGTCTCTCAAAAATTGTCGTCGGTGAGGTCTTGTCTTGCGAAGATGTGCCAGGAACGCACCTTCATGTTTGTCAGGTTAATGTGGGCGAAGAAGAAGCGCGTCAGATCGTCTGTGGTGCCCCAAATGTGTGTGCTGGTATCAAGGTCATGGTAGCTCTTCCAGGAGCTCGTATTGCTGACAATTACAAGATTAAAAAAGGGAAAATCCGTGGCTTGGAGTCACTTGGAATGATCTGTTCACTTGGTGAATTAGGTATTTCTGACTCAGTTGTGCCAAAGGAATTTGCAGATGGTATTCAAATCTTGCCTCAAGATGCTGTTCCAGGGGATGAAGTCTTTTCTTACCTAGACTTGGATGATGAAATCATCGAACTTTCCATCACACCCAACCGTGCGGACGCTCTTTCTATGTGTGGCGTAGCGCACGAAGTGGCAGCCATCTATGACAAGGCAGTCAACTTTAAAGAATTCAGTTTAACAGAAACCAATGAAACTGCAGCAGATGCCCTTTCTGTAAGCATTGAGACAGACAAGGCACCTTATTATGCGGCCCGTATCTTGGACAATGTGACCATCGCACCAAGTCCACAATGGTTGCAAAACCTCCTTATGAACGAAGGCATCCGTCCGATTAACAATGTCGTAGACGTAACCAACTACATCCTGCTCTACTTTGGTCAACCAATGCATGCCTTTGACTTGGATACCTTTGAAGGGACTGACATCCGTGTGCGTGAAGCGCGTGCTGGTGAAAAATTGGTGACCTTGGACGGTGAAGAACGTGACTTGGAAACAAATGACATAGTCATCACTGTCGCAGACAAGCCAGTAGCTCTTGCAGGTGTCATGGGCGGGCAGGCTACAGAAATCTCTGAAAAATCTAGTCGTGTTGTCCTTGAAGCGGCTGTTTTCAATGGCAAATCGATTCGCAAGACTAGCGGTCGCCTCAACCTTCGTTCTGAGTCATCTTCTCGTTTTGAAAAAGGCATTAATGTAGCAACAGTCAATGAAGCCCTTGATGCGGCAGCTAGCATGATTGCTGAGCTTGCAGGTGCGACGGTTCGTAAGGGAATCGTTTCAGCAGGCCAGCTTGATACTTCTGATGTGGAAGTTTCTTCGACTCTTGCAGACGTTAACCGCGTCCTTGGTACGGAGCTTTCCTATGCTGATGTGGAAGATGTCTTCCGTCGTCTTGGCTTTGGCCTTTCTAGCAATGCAGAATCATTTACAGTCAGCGTACCCCGTCGTCGTTGGGATATCACTATCGAAGCGGACCTCTTTGAAGAAATCGCCCGTATCTATGGTTATGATCGCTTGCCAACTAGTCTTCCAAAAGATGATGGTACAGCTGGTGAATTGACTGCGACACAAAAATTGCGTCGCCAAGTTCGTACCATCGCCGAAGGAGCGGGTTTGACAGAAATCATTACCTACGCTCTGACAACTCCTGAAAAAGCAGTTGAGTTTACAGCTCAACCAAGCAAGCTGACAGAACTCATGTGGCCAATGACAGTGGATCGTTCAGTCCTCCGTCAAAATATGATTTCAGGTATCCTTGATACAGTTGCCTACAACGTGGCTCGTAAGAACAAAAACTTGGCACTTTACGAGATTGGAAAAGTCTTTGAACAAACAGGTAATCCAAAAGAAGAACTTCCAAATGAGATCAATAGCTTTGCCTTTGCCTTGACAGGCTTGGTTGCTGAAAAAGATTTCCAAACGGCAGCAGTTCCAGTTGATTTCTTCTATGCTAAGGGAATTCTAGAATCGCTCTTTACTCGCTTGGGCCTTGCAGTGACCTATACAGCAACAGATGAAATTGCTAGTCTTCACCCAGGCCGTACAGCTGTGATTTCACTCGGTGACCAAGTTCTTGGTTTCCTTGGCCAAGTGCATCCAGTCACTGCCAAGGCTTATGATATTCCAGAAACGTATGTAGCGGAGCTCAACCTTTCAGCTATCGAAGTTGCCCTTCAACCAGCTACTCCATTTGTGGAAATTACCAAATTCCCAGCGGTTAGTCGTGATATTGCTCTACTTCTCAAGGCAGAAGTCACTCACCAAGAAGTTGTAGATGCTATCCGAGCTGCAGGCGTGAAACGTTTGACAGATATCAAACTCTTTGACGTCTTCTCAGGTGAAAAATTGGGACTTGGTATGAAGTCAATGGCCTATAGCTTGACCTTCCAAAATCCAGAAGATAGCCTGACGGACGAAGAAGTGGCGCGCTACATGGAAAAAATCCAAGCTTCACTCGAAGAAAAAGTGAATGCAGAAGTGCGTTAA
- a CDS encoding TrkH family potassium uptake protein: MNKSMIRYLLSKLLLIEAALLLVPVSVATYYQESSQVFIALFSTIGILILLGGLGVLRKPKNQRIYAKEGVLIVALCWILWSFFGGLPFVFSGQIPSVIDAFFEISSGFTTTGATILNDVSVLSRSLLFWRSFTHLIGGMGVLVFALAIMDNAKNSHLEVMKAEVPGPVFGKVVSKLKNTAQILYLLYLALFSLFVVIYYLAGMPLYDSFVIAMGTAGTGGFTVYNDGIAHYGSSLITYLVSIGVLVFGVNFNLYYYLMLRRVKAFFGDEELRAYVIIVLVSTGLITLNTLHLYQGVSKSVEMAFFQVSNIITTTGFGYGDITNWPLFSQFILLFLMGIGGSAGSTAGGLKVIRGLILSKIAKNQILSILSPHRVLTLHVNKTVIDKDTQHKILKYFAIYVMIILSLIFIVSLDSNDFLVVTSAVFSCFNNIGPILGTTSSFAIFSPISKILLSFAMIAGRLEIYPILLLFMKRTWSKR; encoded by the coding sequence ATGAATAAAAGTATGATCCGTTACCTCCTCTCAAAACTTCTCTTGATTGAGGCAGCTCTCCTTCTAGTCCCTGTTAGTGTAGCAACCTATTACCAAGAATCCAGTCAAGTATTTATCGCTCTCTTTTCTACGATTGGAATTTTAATCCTTCTCGGTGGTCTTGGCGTTTTACGGAAACCGAAAAATCAACGGATTTACGCCAAGGAGGGAGTCTTAATCGTTGCCCTCTGTTGGATTCTCTGGTCTTTCTTTGGTGGCCTCCCCTTTGTCTTTTCAGGACAAATCCCAAGCGTCATCGATGCCTTTTTTGAAATCAGCTCTGGTTTTACAACTACAGGAGCAACTATTCTGAACGATGTTTCCGTTCTCAGTCGTTCCCTCCTCTTCTGGCGAAGTTTTACCCACTTGATCGGAGGGATGGGGGTACTCGTCTTTGCGCTTGCCATTATGGACAATGCTAAGAATAGCCACTTGGAGGTGATGAAGGCTGAGGTCCCTGGCCCCGTCTTTGGCAAGGTCGTATCCAAGCTAAAAAACACTGCCCAGATCCTCTATCTGCTTTATCTGGCTCTCTTCTCCCTTTTTGTGGTTATCTACTACCTAGCAGGCATGCCTCTCTATGATAGTTTTGTCATCGCTATGGGAACAGCAGGAACTGGGGGCTTTACCGTCTATAACGACGGAATTGCCCACTACGGTAGCTCACTCATCACCTATCTAGTTAGTATCGGAGTGTTGGTTTTTGGGGTTAACTTCAATCTCTACTACTACCTCATGCTCCGCCGAGTTAAGGCTTTCTTTGGAGATGAAGAACTGCGGGCTTATGTGATTATTGTCCTAGTGTCTACAGGCTTGATTACCCTCAACACCCTCCACCTCTACCAAGGTGTCTCTAAGAGTGTTGAAATGGCCTTCTTCCAGGTTTCCAATATCATCACGACAACAGGTTTTGGTTACGGAGATATTACCAACTGGCCTCTCTTCTCCCAGTTTATCCTCCTCTTCCTCATGGGAATCGGTGGATCAGCTGGCTCAACTGCAGGTGGTCTCAAAGTGATCAGAGGACTCATCCTCTCAAAAATTGCTAAAAATCAGATTTTGTCCATCTTATCCCCTCACCGTGTCTTGACTCTACATGTCAACAAAACTGTGATTGACAAGGATACCCAGCACAAGATTCTTAAATATTTTGCCATCTACGTGATGATTATACTCTCTCTCATCTTTATCGTCAGTCTTGATAGTAATGATTTTCTAGTCGTGACCAGTGCTGTCTTCAGCTGTTTTAACAATATCGGACCTATTCTAGGTACAACCTCTAGTTTTGCCATCTTTAGTCCCATCTCTAAAATCCTGCTCTCCTTTGCAATGATTGCAGGCCGCTTAGAGATTTACCCAATTTTACTACTCTTTATGAAACGCACTTGGTCTAAACGCTAA
- a CDS encoding chromosome partitioning protein ParB: protein MKVNITDLHPTQLYLSEKKLQDIQMLYQPEEMSNVAPISILAFGDYLLITDGHHRAYQALLAGRDTISAKWDRDGGDELYYLYAQACEERKIYSVLDLKNHIVSQDEYEAKWYNWCDGFNQAATLLLKRKADETDPANR from the coding sequence ATGAAAGTCAATATAACAGATCTCCATCCGACTCAACTATACTTATCAGAAAAGAAGTTACAAGATATCCAAATGCTTTATCAGCCGGAAGAAATGAGCAATGTTGCTCCAATCAGTATTCTTGCGTTCGGAGATTACTTGTTAATTACAGATGGGCATCACAGGGCTTATCAGGCTTTATTGGCAGGTAGGGATACGATTTCTGCTAAGTGGGATAGAGATGGTGGCGATGAACTGTATTATCTCTATGCGCAAGCTTGTGAGGAAAGAAAGATTTACTCTGTTCTGGATTTAAAAAATCATATCGTATCTCAAGATGAGTATGAAGCAAAATGGTATAACTGGTGTGATGGTTTTAATCAAGCAGCAACTCTTTTATTGAAAAGGAAAGCAGATGAAACAGACCCTGCAAATAGGTGA
- a CDS encoding ECF transporter S component, translating to MTNTRRLSTIAILSAISFVLMYFDFPLLPAATFLKIEFSILPVLVGLVVMDLPAALGILLLRSLLKLLLNSQGVNTYIGLPMNVVALGVFVIAFGLIWKKERSTLRFLLASLAGTIGLTSAMLVLNYVYAIPLYAQFANFDIREIIGLSNYLMTMVLPFNLIEGFIFAVSFWLLYVLLKPTLKHYER from the coding sequence ATGACAAACACACGTCGACTTTCGACCATTGCGATTTTATCAGCCATTTCATTTGTGCTGATGTACTTTGACTTTCCGCTCTTGCCAGCGGCAACCTTCCTCAAGATCGAGTTTAGTATCTTGCCAGTCCTTGTGGGCTTGGTGGTGATGGATTTGCCAGCTGCTCTAGGGATTCTCTTGTTGCGCTCACTCTTGAAGTTGCTTCTGAATAGCCAGGGAGTGAATACCTACATTGGTTTGCCAATGAATGTTGTAGCCTTGGGAGTTTTTGTTATCGCCTTTGGTTTGATTTGGAAAAAGGAACGTAGCACCCTTCGTTTCCTACTAGCATCTCTAGCGGGAACTATTGGGTTGACTTCTGCGATGTTGGTTCTCAACTATGTCTATGCGATTCCTTTATACGCGCAGTTTGCCAACTTTGATATTAGAGAAATTATAGGACTTTCTAACTACTTGATGACCATGGTTTTACCTTTTAACCTGATTGAAGGTTTCATCTTTGCCGTTTCATTCTGGTTGTTATACGTCCTCTTGAAACCAACCTTAAAACATTATGAGAGATAA
- a CDS encoding GNAT family N-acetyltransferase, protein MIRKVEKADIGVLSKIAKQTFRETFAHDNTEEQLQEYFEETYSLRVLPTELENPDSETYFIMHEEEIAGFLKVNWGSAQTERELEGAFEIQRLYVLQKFQGFGLGKQLFEFALELATKNSFSWAWLGVWEHNTKAQAFYNRYGFEKFSQHSFMVGQKVDTDWLLKKKLR, encoded by the coding sequence ATGATTAGAAAAGTAGAAAAGGCAGATATTGGGGTGTTGTCCAAAATTGCCAAACAAACCTTTCGTGAAACATTTGCTCATGATAATACGGAAGAGCAGTTACAGGAATACTTTGAAGAGACTTATAGTCTGAGAGTTTTGCCAACTGAGTTGGAAAATCCAGATTCCGAAACCTATTTCATTATGCATGAAGAGGAGATAGCTGGTTTTCTCAAAGTCAACTGGGGAAGTGCTCAGACTGAGAGAGAATTAGAGGGTGCTTTTGAAATTCAACGCCTCTATGTGCTACAAAAATTCCAAGGATTTGGACTAGGTAAGCAACTGTTTGAATTCGCTCTTGAACTTGCTACCAAAAATAGTTTTTCCTGGGCTTGGTTAGGTGTTTGGGAGCATAATACAAAAGCTCAAGCGTTTTATAACCGATATGGTTTTGAAAAATTTAGCCAACATAGTTTTATGGTTGGTCAAAAAGTAGATACAGATTGGTTACTGAAAAAGAAATTAAGGTAA
- a CDS encoding ATP-binding cassette domain-containing protein — protein sequence MSEKLVEIKDLEISFGEGSKKFVAVKNANFFINKGETFSLVGESGSGKTTIGRAIIGLNNTSKGEIIFDGQKINGKKSHKESSDLIRRIQMIFQDPAASLNERATVDYIISEGLYNYHLFKDEEDRKEKVQKMIHEVGLLKEHLTRYPHEFSGGQRQRIGIARALVMEPDFVIADEPISALDVSVRAQVLNLLKKFQKELGLTYLFIAHDLSVVRFISDRIAVIYKGVIVEVAETEELFNNPVHPYTQALLSAVPIPDPILERKKVLKVYDPDQHDYETDKPSMVEIRPGHYVWANQAEVARYKEALKK from the coding sequence ATGTCTGAAAAATTAGTAGAAATTAAAGATTTAGAAATTTCCTTCGGTGAAGGAAGTAAGAAGTTTGTCGCGGTTAAAAACGCCAACTTCTTTATCAACAAGGGAGAAACTTTCTCTCTTGTAGGTGAGTCTGGTAGTGGGAAAACAACCATTGGTCGTGCCATTATTGGTTTAAATAATACCAGTAAAGGAGAGATTATCTTTGATGGCCAGAAAATTAATGGCAAAAAATCTCACAAGGAATCCTCAGACTTGATTCGTCGTATCCAGATGATTTTTCAGGACCCTGCAGCAAGCTTGAATGAGCGTGCGACGGTTGACTATATCATCTCTGAAGGTCTTTACAACTACCACTTGTTTAAAGACGAAGAAGATCGAAAAGAAAAAGTTCAAAAGATGATCCATGAAGTTGGACTTTTGAAAGAACACTTGACCCGTTATCCACACGAGTTTTCTGGTGGTCAACGTCAGCGTATCGGGATTGCCCGTGCCCTTGTGATGGAACCTGATTTTGTCATTGCAGATGAGCCAATTTCAGCCTTGGACGTATCAGTGCGTGCGCAAGTTTTGAACTTGCTCAAGAAGTTCCAAAAAGAGTTGGGCTTGACTTATCTCTTTATCGCGCATGACTTGTCAGTTGTTCGCTTTATCTCGGACCGTATCGCAGTTATTTATAAGGGAGTTATCGTCGAAGTGGCGGAGACAGAGGAGTTGTTTAACAATCCTGTCCACCCCTACACTCAAGCGCTTCTATCTGCTGTACCGATTCCAGATCCAATCTTGGAACGCAAGAAGGTCTTGAAAGTTTACGATCCTGACCAACATGACTATGAGACAGACAAGCCATCTATGGTAGAAATTCGTCCAGGTCACTATGTTTGGGCTAACCAAGCGGAAGTTGCTCGATACAAAGAAGCTCTTAAAAAATAA
- a CDS encoding tRNA (cytidine(34)-2'-O)-methyltransferase, giving the protein MTNHIVLFEPQIPQNTGNIARTCAATNSPLHIIKPMGFPIDDRKMKRAGLDYWDKLEIHFYDNLADFMSQMKGQLYLISKFAEKVYSEANLASGEDQYFLFGREDKGLPEDFMREHPEKALRIPMNDEHVRSLNVSNTVCMIVYEALRQQNFAGLELVHTYEADKLK; this is encoded by the coding sequence ATGACAAATCACATTGTTTTATTTGAACCTCAGATTCCACAAAATACTGGCAACATCGCGCGTACTTGCGCTGCGACCAATTCTCCCCTCCATATTATCAAACCGATGGGATTTCCGATTGATGATCGCAAGATGAAGCGAGCAGGTTTGGATTACTGGGATAAGTTAGAGATTCATTTTTATGATAACTTGGCAGACTTTATGTCTCAGATGAAAGGGCAACTTTACTTGATTTCCAAATTTGCAGAAAAGGTCTATTCTGAGGCGAATTTGGCAAGTGGTGAAGATCAGTATTTTCTCTTCGGACGTGAAGACAAGGGCTTGCCAGAGGACTTTATGCGTGAACATCCAGAGAAAGCTCTCCGTATCCCTATGAATGATGAGCATGTTCGCAGTCTCAATGTTTCCAATACCGTCTGCATGATCGTCTACGAAGCTCTCCGTCAGCAAAATTTTGCAGGTCTTGAGCTTGTTCACACCTATGAAGCAGATAAATTGAAATAA
- the trkA gene encoding Trk system potassium transporter TrkA: MKIVLVGGGKVGFALCRSLVAESHDVVLIEQNETVLNHIVSRFDIMGLLGNGADFAILEQAGVQECDIFIALTEYDEVNMISAVLAKKMGAKETIVRVRNPEYSNAYFKEKNILGFSLIVNPELLAARAISNIIDFPNALSVERFAGGRVSLMEFVIKDSSGLCQMPISDFRKKFGNIIVCAMERDHQLMIPSGDVTIQDKDRIFVTGNRVDMMLFHNYFKSRAVKSLLIVGAGKIAYYLLGILKDSRIDTKVIEINPERARFFSEKFPNLYIVQGDGTAKDILLEESAPSYDAVATLTGVDEENIITSMFLDRVGVQKNITKVNRTSLLEIIHAPDFSSIITPKIIAVDTIMHFIRGRVNAQYSDLQAMHHLANGQIETLQFHIKEANKMTAKPLSQLKLKKGVLIAAIIRKGKTIFPTGEDMLEVGDKLLVTTLLPNITKIYDLIER; this comes from the coding sequence ATGAAAATTGTCCTTGTTGGTGGAGGGAAAGTTGGTTTTGCCCTCTGTCGTTCACTAGTAGCGGAAAGCCATGACGTTGTCCTCATCGAGCAAAATGAAACTGTACTTAACCATATTGTCAGTCGCTTTGATATCATGGGCCTCCTTGGAAATGGTGCTGACTTTGCCATCTTGGAGCAAGCCGGCGTCCAAGAGTGTGATATCTTTATCGCTCTAACTGAATACGATGAAGTGAATATGATTTCAGCGGTACTTGCTAAAAAAATGGGCGCTAAAGAAACCATCGTTCGAGTGCGAAATCCTGAATACTCTAATGCCTATTTTAAAGAGAAAAATATTCTTGGATTTTCACTTATCGTTAATCCAGAACTCCTAGCAGCCCGTGCCATCTCAAATATCATCGATTTTCCTAATGCCCTCTCAGTTGAGCGTTTTGCTGGAGGTCGAGTCAGCCTGATGGAGTTTGTTATCAAGGATTCTAGCGGGCTCTGTCAAATGCCAATCTCAGACTTCCGTAAAAAATTTGGCAACATCATTGTCTGCGCTATGGAAAGAGACCATCAACTCATGATTCCAAGTGGTGATGTTACTATCCAAGACAAGGATCGGATTTTTGTTACGGGAAATCGTGTAGATATGATGCTTTTCCACAACTATTTCAAATCACGTGCAGTGAAAAGCTTGCTTATCGTTGGAGCTGGAAAAATCGCTTATTATCTACTTGGTATTTTGAAAGACAGTCGCATCGATACCAAGGTTATCGAGATCAATCCTGAAAGAGCTCGTTTCTTTAGTGAAAAATTCCCTAATCTCTATATCGTGCAAGGAGATGGAACTGCAAAAGATATCTTACTAGAAGAAAGTGCCCCTAGCTACGATGCGGTCGCAACCTTAACTGGGGTTGACGAAGAAAACATCATCACCTCTATGTTCCTTGACCGTGTTGGTGTTCAAAAAAACATCACTAAAGTCAACCGAACTAGTCTTCTAGAGATTATCCATGCACCTGATTTTTCAAGTATCATCACGCCGAAAATCATCGCAGTGGATACCATTATGCACTTTATCCGTGGTCGGGTAAACGCCCAATACTCAGACCTTCAAGCCATGCACCATCTAGCAAATGGCCAAATTGAAACCCTGCAATTCCATATCAAGGAGGCCAATAAAATGACTGCCAAACCCCTTTCACAGTTAAAATTAAAGAAAGGGGTTCTCATCGCAGCCATTATCCGAAAAGGAAAAACAATCTTCCCTACTGGAGAGGATATGCTTGAGGTGGGAGACAAGTTACTGGTAACCACCCTGTTGCCAAACATCACCAAGATTTATGATTTGATTGAGAGGTAA
- a CDS encoding phosphatase PAP2 family protein, which translates to MRDKQTFLMKGSFALLLFVLLGYMVKFYPQTLVGFDQPIQTAIRGDLPDYLTVLFRALTHLIDIPVIITWVAIAAFIFYRKQWKIESYFMAGNLALAGLLIVTFKNIYQRPRPAILHLVEEKGFSFPSGHSLAVTLMVGTLIVILSQRIKDPVWRKVVQIVLGFYLVSVLVSRVYLGVHYPSDVLASFCVGLGVLFIEFPFYDKLRFQWRFKGKQK; encoded by the coding sequence ATGAGAGATAAACAAACATTTTTAATGAAGGGCAGTTTTGCCCTTTTACTTTTCGTCCTTCTTGGCTATATGGTTAAATTTTACCCTCAAACGCTGGTCGGTTTTGATCAACCGATTCAGACAGCCATTCGTGGGGACTTGCCAGATTATTTGACAGTTCTGTTCCGTGCCCTTACGCATTTGATTGATATCCCGGTGATTATCACCTGGGTTGCCATCGCAGCCTTTATCTTTTATCGTAAGCAGTGGAAGATAGAAAGCTACTTCATGGCGGGTAATCTAGCCTTAGCTGGTCTTTTAATCGTGACCTTTAAAAACATCTACCAGCGTCCACGGCCAGCTATCTTACACTTAGTAGAGGAAAAGGGATTTTCCTTCCCAAGTGGGCATTCTCTGGCTGTAACTTTGATGGTAGGCACTTTGATTGTCATTCTCAGTCAACGGATTAAAGATCCAGTCTGGAGAAAAGTCGTTCAAATCGTCCTTGGGTTCTACCTAGTCAGTGTGCTGGTATCAAGAGTCTATCTGGGGGTTCACTATCCATCTGATGTTCTTGCTAGTTTCTGTGTGGGTTTGGGAGTCCTGTTTATCGAATTTCCTTTCTATGACAAGCTTCGCTTCCAATGGCGATTTAAAGGCAAGCAGAAGTGA